From a region of the Aegilops tauschii chloroplast, complete genome genome:
- the ycf68 gene encoding hypothetical chloroplast RF68 — MAYSSCLNRSLKPNKLLLRRIDGAIQVRSHVDLTFYSLVGSGRSGGGPPRLLSSRESIHPLSVYGELSLEHRLRFVLNGKMEHLTTHLHRPRTTRSPLSFWGDGGIVPFEPFFHAFPGGLEKAAINRTFLILPSFQEEREILFP; from the coding sequence ATGGCGTACTCCTCCTGTTTGAATCGGAGTTTGAAACCAAACAAACTTCTCCTCAGGAGGATAGATGGGGCGATTCAGGTGAGATCCCATGTAGATCTAACTTTCTATTCACTCGTGGGATCCGGGCGGTCCGGGGGGGGGCCACCACGGCTCCTCTCTTCTCGAGAATCCATACATCCCTTATCAGTGTATGGAGAGCTATCTCTCGAGCACAGGTTGAGGTTCGTCCTCAATGGGAAAATGGAGCACCTAACAACGCATCTTCACAGACCAAGAACTACGAGATCACCCCTTTCATTCTGGGGTGACGGAGGGATCGTACCATTCGAGCCTTTTTTTCATGCTTTTCCCGGCGGTCTGGAGAAAGCAGCAATCAATAGGACTTTCCTAATCCTCCCTTCCTTTCAGGAAGAACGTGAAATTCTTTTTCCTTAA